The genomic window GGTGTAGTTACGCGGTCtccaccacaggagcttgtatcaaagcgtcGGTCGATTGGAGTATCCTACTCCTTTATCCTTACTGCAGTGAATAGTATAGTAGTACTTAACAGGATGAaggagtaataataataatcgaccggcgctttgatatATGAGCTCATGTGGTCTCAACATTTTCAGCTAGGGACAATTCATGACCTCTTCAGCTGCTGAATAAAATACCTTCCATATATTTGTCATACTCACAAATTGTAAAGCCTGTTGAAGATGTGTTTTTATCAATACTAGGCTTGCCGGAGCAGATTACCAATATCGTGAGTCCACATGTTTGCTCAGTTGAGCATGTATTGAATACCGCCTGCATGATTCATGAACTTCACAACAGGGGCCCTGCACTTATGTATAGATAACTAATCCACGACCACTGCAGTCGCGTCCGTGTAGTACGAGTGTGACGgacaccgacagacaaacagaggtCAAGATAAAGGTCTAGCGGCCGCGTTCTATTATAGTAATTGTGTCATTTGCATGTGACGTAAAAACAAGTTTAAAAAAGTCGCCTGTGTTTATACGTACAAAACCTAATCCATCAGTCTGtgttttaatcataattgttaaTTGTTATTTATAATTGTCTTCTTCTTAGAAGCAACATCCACAGATAAGTTATCACCCTTCAGTATTGTGTCTGTCGTGTAACGTGTGAGTCCACTTTAAAGATACAGTAGTTCTGGGTTttagtgaatgttttgttttatctaTAATTAATCGTTCATGAACGTAAACCGTTCTGTGTCTTTGATTCCTAATAGTTATTATGTTTTTCAGGGGAGCAGCGGTGGAGCCTGGCCAGACGATGATCGGAGAACAAGTTGCCAGGTTAGATTCTCTGATGGATAACAGTGTCTTTGTGAAGTGAATGTATGATCGGAGGGCAAGTTGCCAGGATAGATTCTCTGATGAGTAACTGTGTCTTTGTGAAGTGAATGTATGATCGGAGAACAAGTTGCCAGGTTAGATTCTCTGATGAGTAACTGTGTCTTTGTGAAGTGAATGTATGATCGGAGGGCAAGTTGCCAGGTTAGATACTCTGATGGGTAACTGTGTCTTTGTGAAGTGAATGTATGATCGGAGGGCAAGTTGCCGGGTTAGATACTCTGATGGGTAACTGTGTCTTTGTGAAGTGAATGTATGATCGGAGGGCAAGTTGCCAGGTTAGATACTCTGATGGGTAACTGTGTCTTTGTGAAGTGAATGTATGATCGGAGGGCAAGTTGCCAGGTTAGATACTCTGATGGGTAACTGTGTCTTTGTGAAGTGAATGTATGATCGGAGAACAAGTTGCCAGGTTAGATTCTCTGATGGATAACAGTGTCTTTGTGAAGTGAATGTATGATCGGAGGGCAAGTTGCCAGGTTAGATACTCTGATGGGTAACTGTGTCTTTGTGAAGTGAATGTATGATCGGAGAACAAGTTGCCAGGTTAGATTCTCTGATGAGTAACTGTGTCTTTGTGAAGTGAATGTATGATCGGAGGGCAAGTTGCCAGGTTAGATTCTCTGATGGATAACAGTGTCTTTGTGAAGTGAATGTATGATCGGAGGGCAAGTTGCCAGGATAGATTCTCTGATGAGTAACTGTGTCTTTGTGAAGTGAATGTATGATCGGAGAACAAGTTGCCAGGTTAGATTCTCTGATGGGTAACTGTGTCTTTGTGAAGTGAATGTATGATCGGAGAACAAGTTGCCAGGTTAGATTCTCTGATGGATAACAGTGTCTTTGTGAAGTGAATGTATGATCGGAGGGCAAGTTGCCAGGATAGATTCTCTGATGGGTAACTGTGTCTTTGTGAAGTGAATGTATGATCGGAGAACAAGTTGCCAGGTTAGATACTCTGATGGGTAACTGTGTCTTTGTGAAGTGAATGTATGATCGGAGAACAAGTTGCCAGGTTAGATTCTCTGATGGATAACAGTGTCTTTGTGAAGTGAATGTATGATCGGAGGGCAAGTTGCCAGGATAGATTCTCTGATGAGTAACTGTGTCTTTGTGAAGTGAATGTATGATCGGAGAACAAGTTGCCAGGTTAGATTCTCTGATGGGTAACTGTGTCTTTGTGAAGTGAATGTATGATCGGAGAACAAGTTGCCAGGTTAGATTCTCTGATGGGTAACTGTGTCTTTGTGAAGTGAATGTATGATCGGAGAACAAGTTGCCAGGTTAGATTCTCTGATGGATAACAGTGTCTTTGTGAAGTGAATGTATGATCGGAGGGCAAGTTGCCAGGATAGATTCTCTGATGAGTAACTGTGTCTTTGTGAAGGCGTATACATTGCCAGGTGCGATTCTCTGATGAgtaaatgtgtgtttgtgatcgGAGATTCTCTATTGGGTAACTGTTTGTTTATGAATGAAATATTTTAGCTGAGTTATGTAGGATTTGTTGTTTTATCTTCATACGCATACGGAACTCTTAACACGgacacgttgttgttgttgttgttgttgttgttgttgttgttgttgtcatctaTGTTTCTATCTATGTTTCTATCTATGTATCTATCTATGTAGTATAAATCTATATGTATCTATGTATCGATCTATGTATCTATTgatctacctacctacctacctacctacctacctatctGTTTATAAGAGTAAAGGTGAGCAACAACCCGGCCTACCCAGAGGGTACGCTGGTCCTTTCGAACCTGGGGTGGCGATCCCTGACTGTAGTTCCCAAGCCGGAGGAGGCCAGCCGCTTTGGACCGCTGGTACGCAAGCTGCCCGACTTCGGTGACCTGCCCGCCTCTCTGGCAATCGGCTGTCTGGGAATGCCGGGGTAAGCAGAGCgcgtcatatatatatatatatatgtgtgtgtgtgtgtgtgtgtgtatgtgtgtgtgtgtgtagagcgattcatagaaaactactggactggtcttcataaaactttacatgagagttcctgagtatgatatatccagacatatttttcatttttaggatttttgtctttgatgacgGCATATATATCCGGCTTTAGGTGAAAGTTGAGGCAaaactgtcacatcctcattaaaatcgatttttcgcaaacaaatTTAAGATtaattgcattgtattcttcatcaaattctgaatctcaaaatatatacatatgtcatgtgtatccttaaaatgtgatcacaattaacaaaattagtactacgattatAATTTGAGAAATTGAtcaaaaaatgatttcatcttattctttatcatttcctgattccaaaaatatatagatataatatgttgtattcaaaacaagcccagaaagttaaaaagaataccgAAAAGGCAATGCGAATGCATCGTGCATTGATCTTCGTGAAGAAgtcttcgtgaagtcgacttcgcctaAATAATTTGAGGCTTAGGTCTACTCTTGGAATTTGTTTTTCACATTCATGCAACCCTAAgctttttttgaaataaatactgccttgccttgccttgccttgcattGCTTCCCAAAATGTCAGCTCACACATGTCCGGATTGCTTTGTCCACAGGCTGACGGCGTATTTCGGCCTGCTGGACAGGGGCAGGGTGAAGGCCGGAGACACGGTGCTGGTCAGCGGGGCAGCTGGGGCTGTGGGCAGTGTGGTGGGTCAGATCGCCAAAATAAAGGTATATGGACTgtctgactgattgatttgctGAATGCCTActctctgtcgctgtctatctcgtctcgttctctctctctctctttctatctgtccTTCGTTCACTACCTCTCCTCCCACACACACGttctgacacacagacacacagacacacagagaaacacacccACATGCACAACTAAGTCAGTCAACCGCTTTTGCAttgatattttttctttttcttccaaCAGTCCAATGTTTGTTTACTTAGTATATATACTATCCTTTACATGCAATAAACCTACACAAATACTAAACTTGTTATCAATTGTTTGATTTTAGGGTTGCAAGGTGATTGGTTCGGCTGGATCCAAGGAGAAATGTGATTGGCTGAAGGAGATTGGATTTGATCACGTGTTCAACTACAAGGAAACGTCAGTGGATGACGCACTCAAGAAGTTTGCACCAGACGGCATTGACCTGTACTTTGACAATGTGAGAAAACACAATAGTATTATTATTTGATGAGGAAACATGATATTATTGATTTTTGGTGAGGTAACATGATATTACTAATATCATTTGGTGAGGCACGGTAACATGATATTATTAATGTTTGGTGATGTAACATGATACTATTAATATTTGGTGAGGTAACATGATATTATTCATATTTGGTGAGGAAACATGATATTATGAATATGTGGTGAGCAAATATCAGTTATCGTCAGATTTTACTGTGATATCCAAATTTATCAGTCCtaatgtcgagaaagctgaaatcatatcgGATCGAGGCGACACCCGTGATTTTTAACTGATAATATGTCAACCTGCGAAATTACATCAGCAAAACAAATGATGATCACCgcttttttcaagggtgcatcTATATGCTTTTGTAGAAAATGTGTCTGCTTGTTTTAACTTATGATTACTCTAAACACAGGATGAAGGGTCATTTCTGCCAGGGGATGGGGATGAGATTTAGATGGCGgggccagaggggggggggggagggggagcatAAGAGGCTCTGCTGTAGTTTGAGTTCTCTTCACTGTCTATTTGTGTCTACCCGGTCAGTTGCGGTGTGAGCGACAGCAAAGTCCTTTGCTACTGGGTCAGTTTTCGGGGATAAGACCAGTTTAGCACAAGGCAAGCTTCATTCATTTGAGTAGAAATAACCACGTTCAGCATAATTGCTCACGCTATGAAGTAGGGGGTCAGAAGAAAATGGCATCTACAGGCCTGCAATTAAAGATGACAGCCTCCACTTTGCTTGTCACCAACAAATGATGAACACCACTGAACATGTTAACGTCGTGCGAGAAAAAGTACTGAGATAAAGAGCGAAACCTGAAGACTGAACTCTGCTATTCTACAGGTGGGTGGAGATTATACCTACGCGGTGTTGCAAAACCACATCAAGTTCGCTGGCCGTGTCGTTGTGTGTGGAGCCATTTCCCAGTACAATGATGTGGAAAAGAAAGGTAAGGAAAGGAGGCACTGAGCGACTTGGACAAGAACAGTCCTCGCTGACTAGTGAAGTATTCATGTCTGGAGATACAAGACATCTATATCAGACAGGATGGGTTGATACGCAAATTGCAAAAATCTCCTCCCCCTccatgtttaaaggcacagtcattcCCGTGAAACTCAATTTggagaaaggaaaacaaaatcgaaaaaagagagaaaaaaaaacaccatactGCTAATTAAGGAGTATATATAAATTTCATGAATAtgtaaaagaataaaagatttTTTACACTGAGATATGTGGGCGCACCATATCACACActcaaatatacacacacacacgaacacagacactcacacgcacaaactaaaacaaacacgcacactgacacacacactaacacacacacacacgtacacacacacacacacacagctggtcgacaccccccccccccccaaccattGACTATATCATTCATGCATCCATCCATACATACATCCATTCATGCATCCATCCATACATACATCCATTCATGCATCCATCCATACATACATCCATTCATGCATCTTTGGTTCCATGTGCACCAGAGAGGAGCACATACGGCTTCATCATCTACAAGCAGCTCGACATCCTGGGCCTGATCGTGGTGGCCTACAAGGATCGCTTCCCCGAGGGCGTCACCCAGCTTCTGCAGTGGGTTAAGGAGGTGAGgcaatcgtgtgtgtgtgtgtgtgtgtgtgtgtgtgtgtgtgtgtgtgtgtgtgatcgtggTCGCCTACAAGGATCGCTTCCCCGAGGGCGTCACCCAGCTGCTGCAGTGGGTTAAGGAGGTGAGGcaagcatttgtgtgtgtgtgtgtgtgtgtgtgtgtgtgtgtgtgtgtgtgtgtgtgtgtttgtttgagtgtgtgtgtgtgttttagtgtgtatgtgtgtgttagtgcgcgcgcgcgtgtgtgtgtgtgtgtgtgtgtatatgtatgtgtgttagtgtgtgtgtgtgtgtcaccatCACGGTGGTGGCCTACAAGGATCGCTTCCCCGAGGGCGTCACCCAGCTACTGCAGTGGGTTAAGAAGGTGAGAGaatcgtctgtgtgtgtgtgtgtgtgtgtgtgtgtgtgtgccgtgtgtttGCGCGAGTCAAtatgtgccgtgtgtgtgtgtgtgactgagtatgcgtgtctttgtgtgttttgtagcgagtcaatgtttgtgtgt from Littorina saxatilis isolate snail1 linkage group LG4, US_GU_Lsax_2.0, whole genome shotgun sequence includes these protein-coding regions:
- the LOC138965228 gene encoding prostaglandin reductase 1-like, with the protein product MAQTAKKWTLAKAFEGTPKPSDFKLVEEPISFNLKPGEILVEALYLTVDPYMRGAAVEPGQTMIGEQVARVKVSNNPAYPEGTLVLSNLGWRSLTVVPKPEEASRFGPLVRKLPDFGDLPASLAIGCLGMPGLTAYFGLLDRGRVKAGDTVLVSGAAGAVGSVVGQIAKIKGCKVIGSAGSKEKCDWLKEIGFDHVFNYKETSVDDALKKFAPDGIDLYFDNVGGDYTYAVLQNHIKFAGRVVVCGAISQYNDVEKKERSTYGFIIYKQLDILGLIVVAYKDRFPEGVTQLLQWVKEGKIKYKETITKGFERMPEAFIDLFKGGNIGKAIVKAA